DNA from Megachile rotundata isolate GNS110a chromosome 8, iyMegRotu1, whole genome shotgun sequence:
ATGAAAGAATCAGTCTTAAAATGTTTAATAGATCCTGGTCCAGACATAATAGTTTGTGATGAGggtcatttattaaaaaacgaAGATACCGCTCTAAGTAAATCAATGAATCGTATAAAAACATTAAGGAGAATTGTACTAACAGGAACACCTCTGCAAAACAACTTAATAGAatgtgaatatttataaatattaaacaacaACTTTTCGCATTCATAATTTGATATTCATTTCTATTTAAACATTTGCAGATCATTGCATGGTACAGTTTATAAAACCAAATCTTTTAGgaacaaaaaaagaatttttaaacagaTTTGCAAATCCAATAACGAATGGTCAGTTTGATGATTCTACTGAATACGAcgttaaattaatgaaaaaacgTGCTTACGTTTTACACAAAATGTTGAAAGGTTGTGTTCAGAGATTCGATTATTCAGTATTAATGCCATTTTTACCACCAAAACAAGAATATGTTATTTTTGTAAGTTTGACAGAAGTGCAAATTAACTTATATCGGCactatttggaaaatttcgcaCGGTACGTAATAGCATCTGATAGCAAtttatagatatacatatattattctaaaaattaatttgcaattcTTTGCTCAGACAAAAACGCTCTGGTGGTGGATTTCTATTCACTGATTTTCAAGCGTTACAAAGAATATGGACGCATCCTTTAGTTTTACAATTGAACGcagaaaaagtagaaaaaataAATGGTAGAAGATATACTAGTGATTCTGAAGGCTCATTAAGGAGTTTTATTGACGACGATACCGAGACAACTACAACTACAAGTAGTTCCAGTGATGAAAATGACGATGACGTTCAGGCTATTGACTCTGATGTTCCAAAGAAAAGTACAAGACAAAATAAAATAGGTAAggttttatacatattactctaacACTGTGTTATTAAAGATAGTGAAGTACAAGTGTCATGtacttataaattatttctttaaatgtCCATGTtctgtaattattaaaattcacagAGCCCGAGGTTACTCCAAAAGTAGAAGAGAGTGAAGTAAAAGAAGAGGCGTGGTGGTCACAATTTGTTCAACCAGAACATTTTGAAGACATAAGAGTTTCCTCTAAGTTGTTACTTCTATTTGGTATTTTAAAAGAGTGTGAACAAATTGGGGATAAAATGTAAGTCTGTGAAGATTTAATTGTGcactattttctttttttttttagttatttttatatctgcaaattatataataatatatttaattgtcCTTTTAGATTAGTATTTTCCCAGTCATTATATTCATTGACACTAATTGAAAGATTTCTTGAGAAGATTGATAACGAAACACAAAATGGTACGAGTTCGGAATGCATCGATGGTCATAGCGGTAGTTGGTCATTAGGGTTAGATTACTTCCGATTAGATGGTCAAACATCAGCTGAAAACAGAAATACTTGGTGTAAAATCTTTAATCAACCCTCAAATATGAGAGCAAGATTATTCTTGATATCGACACGAGCAGGTGGATTAGGAATTAATTTAACTGCTGCAAATCGAGTGATTATTTTTGATGCAAGTTGGAATCCGTCTCACGATGTACAAAGTATATTCCGCGTATACAGGTGTTTGTTTTAGAAATGATCTAgaagaacaattttataatggttgtataaaatatgtataatttacagatttggtcAAAAGAAGCCATGTTACGTGTATCGGTTTCTAGCGGCTGGCACAATGGAAGAGAAGATCTATAATCGACAAGTGACAAAATTGTCACTTTCCTGCAGAGTTGTTGATGTACAACAAATAGAACGTCATTATAGCAACCATGATTTAAGTGAACTGTATAAATTTGAACCGAATCCGAATAACGGAGAGAAAACTTTGAATTTGCCAAAAGATAGACTATTAGCGgagatatttttgaaatataaaaagtatgTGGAGAACTATCACGAACACGATTCACTTTTAGAGAATAAAGTAAGTAAAATTGTCAATAATTAAATTGGGTTTGTATAAACATAAAGTTTGATTATAATCTTCGTTTATTACGATAAATTAATTGTGTTCTACATAGGCTGAAGAAGAATTgaacgaagaagaaagaaagcaaGCGTGGTTAGAGTATGAAGAAGAGAAGAAAGGAAGGCAAATGCCACCACCTCAGACAATGACACTTTATCCAAATAGTGTAATGTTGaatcaatataatttaacatcaccacTTGATATCACTACAGACTATGAAAAACTTCAAGAACTTATTCGAAAAGATGTTagtatataattttcttttattattttgaattatatagtgatcgtataattattatGATTAATATTTTGCAGTATCCAAATGCAACGCCAGAGTATCAGCAAATGGTAACTGCTCGCGTTTTAACAGATATGTACAATTATTGGGAACAACAAACTTATAATTCCAATAAAAGATTAATAGAACAGGTATGtaaaagttatttaaataattattgtcctgattcaaatttaaatgtgATTTTATAAACAACAGAATCTAAGTACAAAAGCACCAATCCTGAGAGCACAGATGCTGAACGTGGCTCAAACGTCCTATGGATTACATAATGCCACTTTGAAACCTGCAAATCCTGTAATCCCTACAACCCCTGCAAGTTCTGATAACGATGTTATAGaggtaattttcaatattcaatactactttcaaccattttgtataaaaaaatctAATGAACCACTATATTGTACTTTGCAGATTATATCTCCTCcaacaaataaaacaaataaaagtaaAGAAGAGTGAGTAAGAAAAAGTAAATATTGTTAATGTAGGTTAGGAGAACCTAACATCAACATCACTTGAACAAACAAGTTTTGTATTGTTTTGCATAATATGAAAACTGTTTGATAATCTATTATCCTAGCTACTTACATTTTAATTCAAAGaacgtttaatattttatatttatatattacacaCATTATGTCTTATACTACATGTATGTTATTACCAGTATTGATgtaattcaatattattattgttataaatattgctagtattaaactattatttaGATAATGATAGTAAtctttgtttaataaatttacattctTAGTAAGACTATATACTAAATATTTCTgcaaattatttgataaatgtACCTGGTAAAGCATTTCTCCAACCATGCTGCAATAAATTTCTCAACTCCTCTTTTACCTTAACATATGTTTCAAAAACCGCTAAGTTCTGAATTTCATTATTGTCTacatcgtgatcatacaattctTCTGCAATGCTATGATTCCAGTCTGGTATTCTTGCTTCAGGTTTAAATTGTAACCAAGATGTATAACGATATCTATTTGTTCTTAGAGTATATCCCATcactttaatttctttaaaacgCGGTTCATCACTATTTGGATGCATGGAAGGTTTAATACCTGGTCTCGGATATTGTCCAAATACTGCTTTCTTCCATAATATCGGCTACGAATTATTAAACATAGTTACTATATTCGTTCCGACCTTATCTTTAATTTTACCTTCTGTTTTAAAGCAGCTTTTATAAGTGGCATAAGAGTGATACCTTCACTACAGACAATTTCTATATGGGGATTATTTGTACAAATAGGTATTGAAGAGTTTGCTAAATCTGCGATGGTTGGAAATATGTCAACTAGTTCTACTAACGAATTTATAATTATCTGATTCTTGGATGGATTGAATGTATCATACTGTTTTGATAAATTTGTTGCATTCGCAACGTTAAAAATctgttttttataaaattgcgtAATCTCTCTTGAATATGCAAAATATGTTTTCAAAATATACATTCTTTTTCGACTCTCGATATATTTTTTCATgctgtataatatattttttggaTATCctgaaaaaataaacaatttgtatTGTAATGTCTTCCTAAAATGTTTTatgttattttgtaataaaactgTATGTACCATTTGTTAGTTTAGCATTGTCAATTTGTCTacggtttaataaatattttattgtatttatttgattTGTAATTTTAACTGCATTATTTTCTTTACTTTCTTTGAATGTAAGTCCTGGTATTGACATTATTAAAGGTACCCTGAGGGCGACGtcataattgctatactttgcCCAAATTGCATGTTCTCCTAGAGACCACCCTATACATTTATTTACTcagtaaataaattgtaactGTAAAAGATTTTGTTACTATTATTGTCAATTCCTTTTAAACATATTGACTTACCATGATCTGACATTAATATTATGGTAGTATTATGTTCAATGGATGAAAATTTCAATTGATTCATTAATTGTCCAATCAAATTATCAATATAAGTTACAGAAGCATAGTAGGATTGAATAATCAACTTAGCAAAACTTTCTAAAAATTCGACATAAGTAAAAATAAGTAATTGATTACATAAAAGTAAAGTGTGttttatgaattaattttactTGGTATTTTTTCCcatggaaatttaagatttaaagTTTCAACATCTCTTCTTTTTCTCAAATCATTCCATGGATTGTAAGCTACACTACTAACATTTTCTGGCCATCTATATGGATTAGGTACCTCAAACTTATGCAATGGATGGTACTCTGCAAAATAtgctttataaatattatttataaagctattatttaattttaaaatgataaaCTGTACTTAGGTATTTTTTAGGATATTTAAATGGTATATGTGGTTTTTGAAAGCCAACTGCCAAGAAAAATGGTTTAGTATTACCAGCttgatttaatatgaaatttttagcttcattcaatatttctatatctGGCAATGTTTTATTTGTCATTGATGAAACTTCAACTGGACATAtctaaagaatattaaaatattttatatcaattcaaaataaattttaaaaaggagcttattagaaataaatttgagACCTTACAAGATTTTGGGCAGGtggtatttgtatatttgcttGACATACTggagcatttttatatttttctgtgaATGGATGAAAGGGGGTTTCTGTCCAAGAATAAGGACTGTCATCAGAATTATTTGAACTAATACCTACAAAACATCtatgaatatattatattgacAAAAATACTTTATGCATCATGCTTTATAAGAAGGAAACCTGGATGAAAAACTTTTCCTATTGATTTGGTAATATATCCATTATTCTTGAGATGCTGTGGCAATGTTGTAAAATTGCCAATATCTGTTCTCCAGTAACTGTAAAAGTCATACAGTTGAAGTGTGTCTGGTCTTCTActtgttaaaaatgaatttctgcTTGGTGCACATAGAGCTTGCTAGAAGGTATAATTTACAGCATAAGAATGTGATCTGAATACCAATTAaaacttataataaaaattccccTATTCATTAGAAAAAGTTATATGATCATATTTTTTTCTGTCATGTGTTTATACCTTGTGTAAAATTGTCATTTGATTCGATACTAACCTGTGCAAATGCTTGCGAAAAAATGACACTCTTTTTTGCTAACTGATCAATGTTTGGTGTATAAGCTTTTGAATCACCATAGCATCCTAAAGTAGTCCTTAAATCGTCAACGATTATTAAAAGGAAATTTTGTCTTTGTGCTATACAccaagttaataaatttatgaaatataacataaaaaacATTTTCGATAGGTTAGTCAACTGAGatgaaacaaaatgaaactCTTCTGAAATTACAACATAATCATATTCTTCCATTataggaaaataaatatttttatgataataTCTCAATACTTCTTTTACCTTATATTAAATACTTGGTTTAAACGTTACTGTAAGTTCTTATTGGTAAAATAAATGGACATTTTGTTTTTGatagattttctattttaactCACTATTGCACTTTATTTTTCAATGTACAGACATACAAATGAAAATGCTATGTAATGCTTATAGTTCTACAATATCTAATACAATAACTACATTAATATACCTAACATAAATTATGTCAAAgtgatataatataaaatagtaaaaattagtATGGAAAGTTAGAAGTTTTTATATAACATGCATACAGATTACTGCAACCTTTTTTCTCTTTTGTAAACTTTGTTTTTAAATCAACACAGCTTATTAATCTACAAAACTGTACTTTTATCTTGAATTCATTGCTGCGtttatgaaacattgaaaattcttTGGACTTGCCTATATTGCTCGTCATACTTTCCAGTAATTATGACTATTAACTTTTTAAGcgtaaatataaatgaattgaTTCAGTATTTACTTCAAAtagtatttgtaataattttgtaaaaataaattatgttgaATGTACAATATGCTTTGATAATAAAGATATACCTAAAAACattgtaatatacatatgtttctGTCATAAGACATAAtaccatttttatttcatttattacatattttaaaataatcattATTCAAGTAGCTAGTAggaatgaaattacaaaatttgtcaataaaattggaaaatgatatttgaaaattattcaatGAATGCTTTATACGATGTCTTATACAATGCTTcagtttttgtttaaaaaatcataaaagaataattctaGTGATCTAAGAGAGttgtatttcaattttggaTTCCTATAATTAAAAGTCAGAGACACAAAGATTTGAGTAATTAACAAGGGCCATTACACttaaattcaataataaaagCGTAATAAAATTGTGACTAGTCAAAAAGATGGAGAACAAGAAGTAGAATCGCTCTTGAAGAGAGAGGAACAATAATTCGTTTGATAGTTCGAATACTTGCGGCCCTAGTAAAATACTCTGATTCATATCGCTACAATTATTTATCATCACGTTTATAGATACTAGTTCGTCTCAAGTCAATCTCGAGTTTCTTTCTTAACAACTGATGATAATCTTTGTTCATCGGTACTTTTCGTACAATCATTTgcattaatattattctttgcCTTAAAGTCAGTCTTAAAGTTTCCTTGCAGGGTGGTAGCATCATCTTTGAATATTTCAGTATAATGAAAACTACTCCCATTCCCAGTCTTTATGTTTGTGCTAGCATTGTTGCCAGAACCATTTGAGTGCACTTCATTGAAGTGCTTGTACAACATTACTGTTGTACTAAATTCTGTTTCACACCCAGGAATTTTGCAActgaaattttttgtttgtttttaatattactttcaaTAATGAGGTCATGAATGTTTAGACCAGTATAATCCCTCTActgatattaaatataatattggaTTTAtagctgaatataaaattatacaacttaCCGAAATACTTCAGTACTCTTAGCTTCTTGTACTACTGGCAGTTTTGAATTAGCATGATTGTCCTGGTAATGTTTCCATAGACTTGTTACATTGCTCACCTGCGCCTTACAGCCGGGAATCTTGCATCTAATTAATACATggtaaatagaaaatatataaagGTTGATTGTACTACAAGATACAAATTAATAAGAAAACTTACAAGAAAAAACTGACTGCCGACGCTTTCCCTTGCTTCAGTTTTACTATTGATTTACTAGAATTTGAACTAATAGcattagttattaatttatgACTGTCTTGATGATGACGATAATGggatatgtatttatattttctccCACAACCATTAACtgcacatttgtaaatttcttgtTTATATCTAGACATACGTTGCTTTTTTGGCGTATATTCTTCATCATCTGAACAATTACTATTTGTTTCTATGATATTCTCCTCAGTTTTTGAAACATCATGATCTAAGTCACTTCTAAAGATTCTTTCCAAATTATCCAGTTCTATTCTATGTTCTTGATTTCTTGAATTCATATTACATACTTCATTTTTTGAATTCTTAGTAATGGTAATATCACCATTTACATAAACGACGTTAACTTTTTCTTGGGAATGATCTGACTGAAGTTCTGAATTTTTCGTACTGCCATCATATTTGGATAGAAAATTCTCTGTATTTATCATTACATTTTCATTCATAGGAAATGTAACGGCATCAGTTACAGTTTCTGAATTGGAAGAATAATCTTCCTTACTAGAATTGTCATTTGCAGTACTCTGATCATGAGAGGTTTCTTTCTTTTGTTGCTGCATATTGTCACTTCTAAGAATATTTTGTTCATTATTGTCATCATACTGATGTGCTTTTATTGCAAAAGCATCACTTGTTCTGTTCTCATAACATTCCTCAGTACTTTGTATAATTTCCTCATCTATTGCATTTTCAGAATCTTCAAAGCATATTACTTCTGGTTCAGTTGGCAGTGTTGGTGGTTGTCTATGATAGTTTTCGATATGTTCTTCCAAACTGTTGCTGGTTGTATGTAAAGACTCACAATTTGTGTATGGacatataaatacatttgtTTCATTATTATGCCATTCTTGATAATGCCGCCACATACTTCCAGGGTCAGATAATTCTTCTCCACATCCTGGCTCCCGACAACTGAGTAAAAGCATTCAAACTTTATTtcttcataatatttttaaatgtattatcaatacacatatatattatcattatatattttaatttataacaaaaagaaAGTTAACTTACATGAATCTAATTTTTAAAGCTTCAAGAGTTTCATGTGTCTTATATTCATCTTGATTAGTGAATGTCTTTCCACAACCTCGTTGCTTACAAGTATATATTTCCTAAAAATGTGATGTAAAATATATGGGATATTATTAAACGTTTTaactatttaatattattcacaaagaaaatattgattttttgaagaacctaaatttttattgattatatttataaaatccaCGTATTTACAAACAAAGCCTTTTAATAAAAGCACATTAACTTAAGTGATTATTTTATTGTGACAAACTAATTCTAAACGCACAACGCAGTAACTTGATAAACGCTGAACAATTTGTTTTGAGTTAGGGGTCATTGAACCCGTTAAATAACTCCGGTGATTTACCTTTTTTGGGACGATTTCTTCAATGGTACGATTCCTGGATACAAATCTGATGACACTAACTTCAGTAGGCCTGTCCGAGCAGGTATCTGTACCCTGGCCCATCCTGGCCGGTGTTTGGGAGAAACGGCGAACGTCGAGGCGTTTCGAAGTTCACATAACCTGTATTCACTAACGGGAATTCGGAATAGAATTTTTCTTACACCTTGAATGAAAGTCCCAAATATGCGATCAATTCCACGAACGGGATGCTTTGTCGGGCTACTTACCAACAAAGTGCACTCCCGTTCGCGccgaaatatattttctttttcaccTCACATTATACCGTCGTCAATAATATCAATCACTTGTTGTCATTTCAATGTACACTTCagagcaaatctggcttccctGGGGAAATGGCGGCCAAGGGGAAGAGGTCCCCACTACTCGTAATAAAATTGCACATTAGCACACATTTTACCTACTTTACAATAGGCATTTTTGAaatcgataaataataaaattttcatttatacttcattttgaaaatatatattcaagTTTAGGTCAATTAATTCCCACTTTGTACTGCTAGATAGCTAAGTTTAAGAGTCGtcaaatgcaatttttaaaattttcgaatacaAAGTTTCGAGTTAATAGTAAATCAATTTTTCGTCATTATTGTGCCCGTAGAACAATTTACAAGTGTCAATAAACCATAGAATTAATTTACTTCataaaaacaaacaaatttttgtttggtAGTTCGGCGCTTAACCGCTAGACGACGAGAACAATACTGTTTTCAGGCAGAGCgcgcaaaaatataaattttcagcatacATGTAATAAGGCTTTAAGTTTGCAACTTTTTAAATCAAATACTATACAATAAGTTActcttcatattttgttataaaataaataagctCACTTCTAAAAGTATTATTTAAGGAAATTGGATTACTTATCGATTCTTATATGTCAATGCACGTGTGCTATGACAAGTGGTGGGGACCGCTTCCCCTTAACCACCATTTTCCCCAAAGAAGACATTTGCTTTCGAATGTACTTGAACTAACTTCATGGAGATTTTGTATCTACTATCGCATTTTAATTCATCATGAACATGAATTTTATTCGATTTGTGATTGAAGATATCTATTGGCACTAAAAATCCTGAATAGGCTTTTCTAGAAAAAATGTAAGAACAAAACCTTcacaattcaaatttaaaattgaggaaattttgtaattatttttttaatacccAATCAATTTACAAAAA
Protein-coding regions in this window:
- the Ids gene encoding iduronate 2-sulfatase isoform X1; the protein is MEEYDYVVISEEFHFVSSQLTNLSKMFFMLYFINLLTWCIAQRQNFLLIIVDDLRTTLGCYGDSKAYTPNIDQLAKKSVIFSQAFAQQALCAPSRNSFLTSRRPDTLQLYDFYSYWRTDIGNFTTLPQHLKNNGYITKSIGKVFHPGISSNNSDDSPYSWTETPFHPFTEKYKNAPVCQANIQIPPAQNLICPVEVSSMTNKTLPDIEILNEAKNFILNQAGNTKPFFLAVGFQKPHIPFKYPKKYLKYHPLHKFEVPNPYRWPENVSSVAYNPWNDLRKRRDVETLNLKFPWEKIPKSFAKLIIQSYYASVTYIDNLIGQLMNQLKFSSIEHNTTIILMSDHGWSLGEHAIWAKYSNYDVALRVPLIMSIPGLTFKESKENNAVKITNQINTIKYLLNRRQIDNAKLTNGYPKNILYSMKKYIESRKRMYILKTYFAYSREITQFYKKQIFNVANATNLSKQYDTFNPSKNQIIINSLVELVDIFPTIADLANSSIPICTNNPHIEIVCSEGITLMPLIKAALKQKPILWKKAVFGQYPRPGIKPSMHPNSDEPRFKEIKVMGYTLRTNRYRYTSWLQFKPEARIPDWNHSIAEELYDHDVDNNEIQNLAVFETYVKVKEELRNLLQHGWRNALPGTFIK
- the LOC100881289 gene encoding uncharacterized protein LOC100881289 — encoded protein: MGQGTDTCSDRPTEVSVIRFVSRNRTIEEIVPKKEIYTCKQRGCGKTFTNQDEYKTHETLEALKIRFICREPGCGEELSDPGSMWRHYQEWHNNETNVFICPYTNCESLHTTSNSLEEHIENYHRQPPTLPTEPEVICFEDSENAIDEEIIQSTEECYENRTSDAFAIKAHQYDDNNEQNILRSDNMQQQKKETSHDQSTANDNSSKEDYSSNSETVTDAVTFPMNENVMINTENFLSKYDGSTKNSELQSDHSQEKVNVVYVNGDITITKNSKNEVCNMNSRNQEHRIELDNLERIFRSDLDHDVSKTEENIIETNSNCSDDEEYTPKKQRMSRYKQEIYKCAVNGCGRKYKYISHYRHHQDSHKLITNAISSNSSKSIVKLKQGKASAVSFFLCKIPGCKAQVSNVTSLWKHYQDNHANSKLPVVQEAKSTEVFRCKIPGCETEFSTTVMLYKHFNEVHSNGSGNNASTNIKTGNGSSFHYTEIFKDDATTLQGNFKTDFKAKNNINANDCTKSTDEQRLSSVVKKETRD
- the Ids gene encoding iduronate 2-sulfatase isoform X3, with the protein product MEEYDYVVISEEFHFVSSQLTNLSKMFFMLYFINLLTWCIAQRQNFLLIIVDDLRTTLGCYGDSKAYTPNIDQLAKKSVIFSQAFAQQALCAPSRNSFLTSRRPDTLQLYDFYSYWRTDIGNFTTLPQHLKNNGYITKSIGKVFHPGISSNNSDDSPYSWTETPFHPFTEKYKNAPVCQANIQIPPAQNLICPVEVSSMTNKTLPDIEILNEAKNFILNQAEYHPLHKFEVPNPYRWPENVSSVAYNPWNDLRKRRDVETLNLKFPWEKIPKSFAKLIIQSYYASVTYIDNLIGQLMNQLKFSSIEHNTTIILMSDHGWSLGEHAIWAKYSNYDVALRVPLIMSIPGLTFKESKENNAVKITNQINTIKYLLNRRQIDNAKLTNGYPKNILYSMKKYIESRKRMYILKTYFAYSREITQFYKKQIFNVANATNLSKQYDTFNPSKNQIIINSLVELVDIFPTIADLANSSIPICTNNPHIEIVCSEGITLMPLIKAALKQKPILWKKAVFGQYPRPGIKPSMHPNSDEPRFKEIKVMGYTLRTNRYRYTSWLQFKPEARIPDWNHSIAEELYDHDVDNNEIQNLAVFETYVKVKEELRNLLQHGWRNALPGTFIK
- the Ids gene encoding iduronate 2-sulfatase isoform X2, whose translation is MFFMLYFINLLTWCIAQRQNFLLIIVDDLRTTLGCYGDSKAYTPNIDQLAKKSVIFSQAFAQQALCAPSRNSFLTSRRPDTLQLYDFYSYWRTDIGNFTTLPQHLKNNGYITKSIGKVFHPGISSNNSDDSPYSWTETPFHPFTEKYKNAPVCQANIQIPPAQNLICPVEVSSMTNKTLPDIEILNEAKNFILNQAGNTKPFFLAVGFQKPHIPFKYPKKYLKYHPLHKFEVPNPYRWPENVSSVAYNPWNDLRKRRDVETLNLKFPWEKIPKSFAKLIIQSYYASVTYIDNLIGQLMNQLKFSSIEHNTTIILMSDHGWSLGEHAIWAKYSNYDVALRVPLIMSIPGLTFKESKENNAVKITNQINTIKYLLNRRQIDNAKLTNGYPKNILYSMKKYIESRKRMYILKTYFAYSREITQFYKKQIFNVANATNLSKQYDTFNPSKNQIIINSLVELVDIFPTIADLANSSIPICTNNPHIEIVCSEGITLMPLIKAALKQKPILWKKAVFGQYPRPGIKPSMHPNSDEPRFKEIKVMGYTLRTNRYRYTSWLQFKPEARIPDWNHSIAEELYDHDVDNNEIQNLAVFETYVKVKEELRNLLQHGWRNALPGTFIK